Proteins encoded in a region of the Alosa sapidissima isolate fAloSap1 chromosome 19, fAloSap1.pri, whole genome shotgun sequence genome:
- the si:ch73-311h14.2 gene encoding uncharacterized protein si:ch73-311h14.2 isoform X2, with translation MFVTQIGVSQKGWRGVSVFSPSQNPKSNPDKCRLWIKLCGRPHSQLNPSKINKHTFVCSKHFVNGESSPETPNPVPAISGGGSAVKGRRLPTKRGIYTVSGSSVQDTTSEELSMVIETENQIHTADQIHTEDAHQDRNEDQKEKSIKEATCR, from the exons aTGTTTGTAACACAGATAGGCGTTTCCCAGAAAGGTTGGAGGGGCGtgtctgttttttccccttcccAAAACCCAAAGTCAAATCCTGACAAGTGTCGTCTTTGGATTAAACTGTGTGGACGTCCTCACAGTCAGCTGAACCCCTCGAAGATCAACAAGCACACGTTTGTGTGCTCTAAG CATTTTGTTAATGGAGAATCAAGTCCCGAAACCCCAAATCCAGTTCCTGCTATTTCTGGTGGAGGAAGTGCAGTCAAAGGTCGAAGACTGCCAACTAAAAG AGGCATCTACACAGTATCAGGCTCATCAGTGCAGGACACCACATCAGAAGAGCTGTCCATGGTCATTGAAACAG AAAACCAGATTCACACAGCAGACCAGATTCACACAGAGGATGCACACCAGGATCGCAATGAGGACCAAAAAGAAAAATCAATTAAAGAGGCAACTTGCcgataa
- the si:ch73-311h14.2 gene encoding uncharacterized protein si:ch73-311h14.2 isoform X1, translated as MFVTQIGVSQKGWRGVSVFSPSQNPKSNPDKCRLWIKLCGRPHSQLNPSKINKHTFVCSKHFVNGESSPETPNPVPAISGGGSAVKGRRLPTKRGIYTVSGSSVQDTTSEELSMVIETGQYRKSLAVVAKGMLGSHWSLIGRMLVKCCPIVGAGS; from the exons aTGTTTGTAACACAGATAGGCGTTTCCCAGAAAGGTTGGAGGGGCGtgtctgttttttccccttcccAAAACCCAAAGTCAAATCCTGACAAGTGTCGTCTTTGGATTAAACTGTGTGGACGTCCTCACAGTCAGCTGAACCCCTCGAAGATCAACAAGCACACGTTTGTGTGCTCTAAG CATTTTGTTAATGGAGAATCAAGTCCCGAAACCCCAAATCCAGTTCCTGCTATTTCTGGTGGAGGAAGTGCAGTCAAAGGTCGAAGACTGCCAACTAAAAG AGGCATCTACACAGTATCAGGCTCATCAGTGCAGGACACCACATCAGAAGAGCTGTCCATGGTCATTGAAACAG GACAGTACAGAAAGAGCCTGGCTGTGGTGGCAAAGGGAATGCTGGGAAGTCACTGGAGTTTGATTGGGAGAATGCTTGTGAAGTGTTGTCCAATAGTGGGAGCA ggtagctaa
- the si:ch73-311h14.2 gene encoding uncharacterized protein si:ch73-311h14.2 isoform X3: MFVTQIGVSQKGWRGVSVFSPSQNPKSNPDKCRLWIKLCGRPHSQLNPSKINKHTFVCSKHFVNGESSPETPNPVPAISGGGSAVKGRRLPTKRGIYTVSGSSVQDTTSEELSMVIETDIGCWKQEMRPPSWTGHTPR, translated from the exons aTGTTTGTAACACAGATAGGCGTTTCCCAGAAAGGTTGGAGGGGCGtgtctgttttttccccttcccAAAACCCAAAGTCAAATCCTGACAAGTGTCGTCTTTGGATTAAACTGTGTGGACGTCCTCACAGTCAGCTGAACCCCTCGAAGATCAACAAGCACACGTTTGTGTGCTCTAAG CATTTTGTTAATGGAGAATCAAGTCCCGAAACCCCAAATCCAGTTCCTGCTATTTCTGGTGGAGGAAGTGCAGTCAAAGGTCGAAGACTGCCAACTAAAAG AGGCATCTACACAGTATCAGGCTCATCAGTGCAGGACACCACATCAGAAGAGCTGTCCATGGTCATTGAAACAG acattggctgctggaaacaagaaatgcggccgccatcttggaccggtcatactcctcgttga